The DNA region ATTATATATGAATAGCTATTTCCAAATCAGATTAAGGGGTCtatataaagtaatatatcCGTCGTTTTTAATATGtgtgattttatgaaatattttacaaaatgcttaatttaaattaaatattgtgctACTTTTCTGGCCACcattgtatgtatttaaattaatttatttgagacAAATGtaacataaagtaaaaaagcaTAGtgtattatctaatatttttccattaaattgatactaacaaaatacaatacaaataaaatatcattattcattcacaacaattaataaaccCATTTAGCAACCATTAAGATAAAACTTGATTAAACagattgaaaacaaatttataattagtagaGTAGAAATAATGAAAGAAAACGTTTTGACGTTGGAGACGTTAAGGGAGCAGCCATACGAAACATTGATCGGGATAATCGTGGCGTAAGTTGTGCAAGGTAAATGATCGTAACATAAAAGACAATTGTCGGTGGCTGTTACAACATCCGGTAAGTGACGTCTCCGACGTCGGTTTTGCGTCGCCTAGGCGACCGAGTATTTGCGTCGGGTAGGTGTAAACTACTGAGCGCGCCCGAATTGTTATTCGGTTTCACGTGGATTCGCAATTTGCATACTATTTATGAAACGGATTACGGAATATCGAGTGGAATTAAATGTGCACCATTTCCACGGCGCGACAAATAATTGTAATCTCCCGCACGGATTAAAACCACTCAATACGAAGCTTATTCGAGTTACACAATTTAATCTGCCATTTAGGCGCGGAtagatgtttaaatattgcagATTGATTGTAACGACGTGTgaattgtatttgtttataatggaGATTGAAGGcgctgaataaatttaaaagggtCGCTCGATATGTTGGGGTTGAAAACCGGGAAAGAAATAATAACAGACGgccataaatcaatatttaattcctCTCTATACGACAATTTAAGGCAATACATCACGTAAATGCGTTCTGATGCGTATATTTACAGCCTCCATAATATTACGTCAAATCCCTCGCCAAATTACGCACTTATCGTGTGTTTTGCCCCGGTTATTCGTGTACCAACctactttttatttcattgtgtGAAATCGTTAAAACGATAATATCTACATTAAGACCATCAGTTCACTTTGTTGCAGCGAAAAATGTATGAGGTCATAAAATCAAAGTGCAGAATAGATAGCACTGAACGGaaacattgaaatatattttacgagATAAAGTTTGAACATCACAAATCATAAAGGACACCACAAAATCTGAATTACACTCTTATcacttaaacaaatttgacaatgtgacaatattaaaaaaatttgtaacaaattaagCTAAGTTACAGAAACActacaataacaaatacataataaataatacccaCTATCAAAAATTCGTAACACACAAAAAGCGCAGGAGTCACCAAGGAAACAAATAAGTGTTACAGTTAaagtagataattttaaaacttaaaacattattaagtaaaattagtatttaagtagagaaatatattatcaGGCCAATTGAAAAGTCCCCGGTCTACCAtagtaaaacacattttttttggcaaaattcgattttattattcaacatAGTTGCCTTCGAGGGCGATACAGCGATTATAGCGATCTTCCAACTTTTCGATGCCATTTTTGTAGTACCATTTGTCTTTCGCTTCAAAATAAGCCTCAGTTTCGGCGATTACTTCTTCATTAGCGCTAAATTTCTTTCCAGCGAGCATTCTTTTGAGATCTGAGGACAGGAAAAAGTAGCTGGGGACCAGATCTGGCGAATACGGTGGATGTGGAAGCAATTCGAAGCCCAATTCATGCAATTTTACCATTGTTTTCATTGATTTGTGACACGATGCATTGTCTTGATGAAACAGCacttttttcttcttcaaatGGCGCcgtattttaatgatttcattCTTTAAACGATCCAACAACGCTATACAAAAATCGCTGTTGATGGTCTGACCCTTTTGGAGGTAATCAATGAATATTATACCTTGCATATTCCAGAATACTGATGCCATAACGTTGCCAGCTGACTGTTGTGTTTTTCCTCGCATTGGATTCGGTTCATCGTATGCAGTCCACTTAGCTAACTGTCGATTGGACTCCGGAGTGAAATTATGGAACCATGTTTCATTCATTGTCACATATCGACGCAAAAATTCAGGTTTATTGCGCTTGAACAGCTTCAAACACTGCTCAGAATCATTAACACGTTGTTGCTTTTGATCGATTGTGAGCTCGCGCGGCACCCATTTTGCACACAGCTTTCTCATGTACATGTACAAATATTCGTGAATGATATGATGTACACGTTCAGATGATATCTTCACGATGTCTGCTATCTCGATCAACTTCACTTTATggtcattcaaaattattttgtgaacttttttaatgttttcgtCGGTGACAGCCTCTTTTGGGCGTTCACTGCGTTCGCCGTCTTCGGTGCTCATTTGACCACGTTTAAACTTAACATACCAATCAATGATGGTTGATTTTCCTGGTTCAAACTCCTCATCAAGCCAAGATTTTGCTTCAActgtatttttttcctttcaaaaaacaatattttatcagcacacgaaattcatttttttccgtactttttcaaataacaaaagtaGCTACACTCAAAACGTAATCATCACAAACTAATGGTCGAACAATGGTCAAATTTTGACACGTATCCTTTGAATGTtggtactaattaaaaatcatatggaTTTAATACTAGCACCACCAGCTGTGTGTCAGACCGGGGACTTTTCAATTGGCCTGTTACATTTTGAACATGACAAATAATAAAGGACACTACACAATCTGAATTACGCTCCTATcagttaaacaaatttaacaatataacaaattactttaatattcaaaattcctttgttaaaatgaaaagaagACATTAGTAAAGTGCCAAAAATTTGTAACATAGATTAAGCTATGTGAAatgctaaaaaataaatttgacaaatactGTCTGAAAACACATCAATGTCAGCACATCGATTTCTTTAATCGCTAAAAAAAATTGCATGCAAATAAGCtaagcttttttaattttatttttatacaatattatatatataatattaaacaatataatgctTTCAAACAACGTACAAAAGGTACACAAGGGGTTTTATTTGTCACCGAAAAGAAGGAAGTTGGGTATGGAAcacaaagaagaaaaaaatcaaactcCTGTGACTACATTGAAGCAGCTTCCGCCTGAAATTATtgcacacattttaaaattcatttcgtACAAGGCTTTAAGTAAGTTACCCTCGAACTTATAACTCATCcatcaatcaaattttttaggtGATAAAATAAGAATGTTGAATCGTCAATTTCAGGCAATTTctgagaatattttgaatcgtgcttttaagaaattaggcaaaaaaatgataaagttAATTGCCACTTTCCTAGAGGTGACAAAAACAACGCAAAATGactcacaattaaaaatttattgcaaattaataaatattttagaatttttaaacacaGAGGTAACAATCTATTAACATAACAATTGCTTAATTCGTATTGTGTTTTCTGCAGCATGCTTTAACAATGGCAACAATATGGAGATACGTTTACAATGATTACTACAAGACAGAAACTTCTAGCATGTACGCCGGATTGCTTCTTGATAAGTTAGAGGCATTGCTGTCTAAGATTAGCAAGTCTCCATTGGATGCATTTAAAGTATCAACTTTGTCGCACGAAGTATGAGTCCATGtctatgtttaattattctacattttcttgtttaaattGCACAGCACTTACCCAAAGAAGTATCAAATGTAATATCTATGAACAAAACTTTCTGCAACTTTTTCGATAGAACGAATGAATATGCAGCACGGCACGCATTAGTTCATAGCGGATCGAAAATTGCCGACATCCTTGAATGTGCAAACTTCGCTACAAAAACTATCgtttatgaaaaatgtatcGAAAACTTGTTTACAGCTAAGGCAAGGGTAAATACTTTGTACAAGCTTCCGTAAtctattctattattttttatagtacgTCTACTTCTTCAAGCGCTCATGGTTCATAGCGTTTCCGATGGAAGACGTGCTGGAGACGTCGAGAAAGACGAAACAGAAAATGATGCATTTGCGACTAAGAAGGATGGTTTGGGCACACAATTTGATGTTCATGCCTCAGGCTCAATACGACAGAGAATGCTTGATTAGACCTAATGGAAATGTATTAGAACCGCATCCAAATGTCTACACCGGGTACGGAGACAAGGaagacatattatttttttatggagtGATGAACGATGGtatgttaaacaaaatttctttataaaatgttaaacgaATGTATTTTAGGTGCTTACCGTCTCAA from Aethina tumida isolate Nest 87 chromosome 1, icAetTumi1.1, whole genome shotgun sequence includes:
- the LOC109608816 gene encoding uncharacterized protein LOC109608816 isoform X1, translated to MLSNNVQKVHKGFYLSPKRRKLGMEHKEEKNQTPVTTLKQLPPEIIAHILKFISYKALSDKIRMLNRQFQAISENILNRAFKKLGKKMIKLIATFLEVTKTTQNDSQLKIYCKLINILEFLNTEHALTMATIWRYVYNDYYKTETSSMYAGLLLDKLEALLSKISKSPLDAFKVSTLSHEHLPKEVSNVISMNKTFCNFFDRTNEYAARHALVHSGSKIADILECANFATKTIVYEKCIENLFTAKYVYFFKRSWFIAFPMEDVLETSRKTKQKMMHLRLRRMVWAHNLMFMPQAQYDRECLIRPNGNVLEPHPNVYTGYGDKEDILFFYGVMNDGAYRLKYQDDLDDDDEERPEIIEGSPSDRVPNLGLSVELSIDCPIKYSPLKFLKSFPQEKIKSLKNNNEVCGTKIQLKCVWEGAKRLRLEEEYNYNFTSMI
- the LOC109608816 gene encoding uncharacterized protein LOC109608816 isoform X2, producing MIKLIATFLEVTKTTQNDSQLKIYCKLINILEFLNTEHALTMATIWRYVYNDYYKTETSSMYAGLLLDKLEALLSKISKSPLDAFKVSTLSHEHLPKEVSNVISMNKTFCNFFDRTNEYAARHALVHSGSKIADILECANFATKTIVYEKCIENLFTAKYVYFFKRSWFIAFPMEDVLETSRKTKQKMMHLRLRRMVWAHNLMFMPQAQYDRECLIRPNGNVLEPHPNVYTGYGDKEDILFFYGVMNDGAYRLKYQDDLDDDDEERPEIIEGSPSDRVPNLGLSVELSIDCPIKYSPLKFLKSFPQEKIKSLKNNNEVCGTKIQLKCVWEGAKRLRLEEEYNYNFTSMI